From the genome of Deltaproteobacteria bacterium, one region includes:
- a CDS encoding electron transfer flavoprotein subunit beta/FixA family protein: protein MKILVPIKRVPDPEMKIKLVDGKPDLSNANWVVNTFDEYAVEAALRLTENADTGDRIGEVVVVTLGPEDAAQQLRSALAMGADRAIHVTTDDAAIDAGVVSRALAKIVADEKPDLVLMGKQAVDGDAGQVGPMLAARLTWPQATFAAFLDLAEDKSSITVGREVDAGVEYKKLKLPGVVTVDLRIVQPKSVTNHVTPDSHEYQDGPRYASLKGIMKAKKKPMDTKALADLGIDTTVTVVDGAYELPPPRAAGEIVPDVQTLVKKLHEEAKVI from the coding sequence GTGAAAATCCTCGTTCCGATCAAGCGCGTTCCCGATCCCGAGATGAAGATCAAGCTCGTGGACGGGAAGCCCGACCTCAGCAACGCCAACTGGGTCGTCAACACGTTCGACGAGTACGCCGTCGAGGCCGCGCTGCGCCTGACGGAGAACGCGGACACGGGCGACCGCATCGGCGAAGTCGTCGTCGTGACCCTCGGCCCCGAGGACGCGGCGCAACAGCTGCGCAGCGCGCTCGCGATGGGCGCCGACCGCGCGATTCACGTGACAACCGACGACGCCGCGATCGACGCCGGCGTGGTGTCGCGCGCGCTCGCCAAGATCGTCGCCGACGAGAAGCCCGATCTCGTCCTCATGGGCAAGCAAGCGGTCGACGGAGACGCCGGCCAGGTGGGCCCGATGCTCGCGGCGCGCCTGACCTGGCCGCAGGCGACCTTTGCCGCGTTTCTCGACCTGGCGGAAGACAAGTCGTCGATCACCGTCGGGCGCGAAGTCGACGCCGGTGTCGAATACAAGAAGCTCAAACTGCCCGGCGTGGTCACGGTCGACCTGCGCATCGTGCAGCCCAAGAGCGTCACGAACCACGTGACGCCGGACAGCCATGAGTACCAGGACGGTCCGCGCTACGCGTCGCTCAAGGGCATCATGAAGGCGAAGAAGAAACCGATGGACACGAAAGCGCTCGCCGATCTCGGCATCGACACGACGGTCACGGTGGTCGACGGCGCGTATGAACTGCCCCCGCCGCGGGCGGCCGGCGAGATCGTCCCGGACGTCCAGACGCTGGTCAAGAAGCTGCACGAAGAAGCCAAGGTCATCTGA
- a CDS encoding TetR/AcrR family transcriptional regulator, translated as MTAHSPSDRRAGDRPQGGDKRERILDAAERVFARHGFFNARVAEIARDAGVADGTIYLYFKSKDDLLISLFESRMERINRQLAERVAAETTAADRLRTFLHAYAELARDQPHVAEVLTIELRQSSKFMKEYANPRFAEFLRTLSSIIERGQADGELRADVPAPVAARALFGAIDELVLAWVLGGHEKFDIVRAAEQLGQMMLHGLAVAPDECSP; from the coding sequence ATGACGGCTCATTCACCCTCGGACCGCCGCGCGGGGGACCGGCCGCAGGGCGGCGACAAGCGAGAGCGCATCTTGGACGCCGCCGAGCGCGTGTTTGCCCGCCACGGGTTTTTCAACGCGCGCGTGGCCGAGATCGCGCGCGACGCGGGGGTCGCCGACGGCACGATCTACCTGTACTTCAAGAGCAAGGACGACCTGCTGATCTCGCTGTTCGAGTCCCGCATGGAGCGGATCAACCGGCAGCTCGCCGAGCGCGTCGCGGCCGAGACGACCGCGGCCGACCGCTTGCGGACGTTCCTGCACGCCTACGCGGAGTTGGCGCGCGACCAGCCGCACGTCGCCGAGGTGCTCACGATCGAGCTGCGCCAGAGCAGCAAGTTCATGAAGGAGTACGCCAACCCGCGGTTCGCCGAATTCCTGCGAACACTGTCGAGCATCATCGAGCGCGGCCAGGCCGACGGAGAGCTGCGCGCGGACGTGCCGGCCCCGGTGGCCGCTCGCGCGCTGTTTGGCGCGATCGACGAACTCGTGCTCGCGTGGGTGTTGGGCGGCCACGAGAAGTTCGATATCGTGCGCGCGGCCGAACAGCTCGGCCAGATGATGCTCCACGGCCTCGCCGTCGCCCCGGATGAGTGTTCGCCATGA
- a CDS encoding electron transfer flavoprotein subunit alpha/FixB family protein, with translation MGNVLTFCETTGSSLRSSALAALGVARQVAGHHGGEVIAILIGKGVADAGADAARYANKVVVVDDAALEHALAETYAPILAKAAQDNGCDVIVATATSTGKDVVPRVAGLLDCGMASEISAVLSGNTYRRPVLAGNAYVTVELRSPLQCLTVRQSEVEPATPLDSPGTVATADPGPIDPLGAEFVRLETSKSERPDLNDADIVVAGGRGMKNGENFKVLEQLCDLLGAALGASRAATDAGFVPADLQVGQTGKVVAPKLYIAVGISGAIQHLAGMKNSKVIVAINKDPEAPIFQVADYGLVSTWEKAIPELIGEIKKLKAAA, from the coding sequence ATGGGCAACGTTCTGACGTTTTGTGAGACGACCGGATCCAGCCTCCGCTCGAGCGCGCTCGCGGCGCTGGGCGTCGCGCGCCAGGTCGCCGGGCATCACGGCGGCGAGGTGATCGCGATCCTCATCGGCAAGGGCGTGGCGGACGCCGGTGCCGACGCCGCCCGCTATGCGAACAAGGTCGTCGTCGTCGACGATGCGGCGCTCGAACACGCGCTCGCCGAAACCTACGCGCCGATCCTCGCCAAAGCGGCCCAGGACAACGGCTGCGATGTGATCGTGGCGACGGCGACGTCGACCGGTAAGGACGTCGTGCCGCGCGTCGCCGGCCTGCTCGACTGCGGGATGGCTTCGGAGATCTCCGCGGTGTTGTCGGGGAACACGTACCGGCGCCCCGTTCTCGCTGGCAACGCGTACGTCACGGTCGAGTTGCGGTCCCCTCTGCAGTGCCTCACGGTGCGCCAGTCCGAGGTCGAGCCGGCCACGCCGCTGGATTCCCCCGGCACGGTCGCGACGGCCGATCCCGGTCCGATCGACCCGCTCGGCGCCGAGTTCGTGCGCCTCGAGACGTCCAAGAGCGAGCGACCGGACCTCAACGACGCCGACATCGTCGTCGCCGGCGGCCGCGGGATGAAAAACGGCGAGAACTTCAAGGTGCTCGAGCAACTGTGTGACCTCCTCGGTGCGGCACTGGGAGCCTCCCGTGCGGCGACGGACGCCGGCTTCGTCCCCGCCGACCTCCAGGTCGGCCAGACCGGCAAGGTCGTGGCGCCGAAGCTGTACATCGCGGTCGGCATTTCCGGCGCGATCCAGCACCTGGCCGGCATGAAGAACTCGAAGGTCATCGTCGCGATCAACAAGGATCCCGAGGCCCCGATCTTCCAGGTGGCCGACTACGGGCTCGTGTCGACCTGGGAAAAGGCGATCCCCGAGCTGATCGGGGAGATCAAGAAGCTCAAGGCCGCGGCGTAA